One Delphinus delphis chromosome 3, mDelDel1.2, whole genome shotgun sequence genomic region harbors:
- the FAM170A gene encoding protein FAM170A → MKQRQKRKHLENEESQETAEKGGGILKSQEDPPPLGSTVVAQGCSPGSGEVSSASEYFSYASSPCKLICSEIQRLHRDTAQPRAPLAQVQEQGETTPPSQYVSFSSSSSYEDSLYTDEEERGMKIFYMRVQVNKGVAVSWMIEKPLELLEKQLRREEVTLPEHVWVGNAISHVSTRNLSDSEPTGEENECEERAEPDSPSGSPAVKETPRAKTPDWLVTMEMGFRCMACCRVFPTLEILQQHVQYSVQDGFSCHVFHLAMSQLTDNVESESTSEEEKEEQEEKENEGQQPTGEDLCPRSRCPVYVFHSPKDRNN, encoded by the exons ATGAAACAGCGACAAAAGAGGAAACATCTGGAAAATGAAGAGTCCCAGGAAACTGCCGAGAAGGGAGGAG GAATCTTGAAGTCACAAGAGGATCCCCCTCCGCTTGGATCCACTGTGGTGGCCCAAGGCTGCAGCCCAGGGTCAGGGGAGGTCTCCTCTGCCTCTGAATACTTCTCCTATGCTTCTTCTCCATGCAAGCTCATCTGCAGTG aaATCCAGAGATTACATCGAGACACTGCCCAGCCTAGAGCACCCCTAGCCCAGGTTCAGGAACAAGGGGAGACCACTCCCCCATCACAGTATGTCTCCTTCTCATCCTCTTCATCGTATGAGGACTCTCTGTATACAGACGAAGAGGAAAGGGGCATGAAAATATTCTACATGCGGGTACAAGTGAACAAGGGTGTAGCTGTCTCCTGGATGATAGAGAAACCCTTGGAGTTGCTAGAAAAGCAGCTGAGGAGAGAAGAAGTGACCCTTCCTGAGCATGTGTGGGTAGGCAATGCCATCTCTCATGTGTCCACCAGAAACCTGTCTGACAGTGAGCCCACTGGGGAGGAGAATGAGTGTGAGGAAAGGGCAGAGCCAGACAGCCCATCAGGGTCACCTGCAGTCAAGGAGACGCCCAGGGCCAAGACACCGGACTGGCTGGTGACCATGGAGATGGGCTTCAGGTGCATGGCCTGCTGCCGGGTCTTCCCCACCTTGGAGATCCTCCAGCAGCACGTGCAGTACAGTGTCCAGGACGGCTTCAGCTGCCATGTCTTTCATCTCGCCATGTCCCAGCTGACGGACAATGTGGAATCCGAGAGCACCtctgaggaggagaaagaggagcaagaagaaaaggagaatgagGGGCAGCAGCCCACGGGGGAAGACCTCTGCCCGAGGAGCCGGTGTCCAGTCTATGTGTTTCATTCTCCGAAGGACAGGAa CAACTGA